A genomic region of Trifolium pratense cultivar HEN17-A07 linkage group LG3, ARS_RC_1.1, whole genome shotgun sequence contains the following coding sequences:
- the LOC123918429 gene encoding alpha,alpha-trehalose-phosphate synthase [UDP-forming] 6: MVSRSYSNLLELASGESPTFENMNRRIPRIMTVAGLISDVDDDPLESVCSDPSSSSVQRERIIIVANQLPIKAQRKQDGNNKNNWFFSWDDNSLLLQLKDGLGDDDIDVIYVGCLKEDVHPNEQDEVSQILLETFKCVPTFLPGDLFTRYYHGFCKQQLWPLFHYMLPLSPDLGGRFNRSLWQAYVSVNKIFADRIMEVINPEDDYVWIHDYHLMVLPTFLRKRFNRVKLGFFLHSPFPSSEIYKTLPIREELLRALLNSDLIGFHTFDYARHFLSCCSRMLGLSYESKRGYIGIEYYGRTVSIKILPVGIHMGQLQSVLSLPKTEEKVAELIEQFSDKGKIMLLGVDDMDIFKGINLKLLAMEQLLIQHPEWHGKVVLVQIANPARGKGKDVKEVQSDTKATAKRINDRFGKPGYDPVILIEEPLRFYEKVAYYVVAECCLVTAVRDGMNLIPYEYIISRQGTEKLDKVLGIGSSLKKSMLVVSEFIGCSPSLSGAIRVNPWNIDAVADAVDSALEMADSEKQLRHEKHYKYVSTHDVGYWARSFLQDLERTCSDHVRRRWWGIGFGLSFRVVALDPNFKKLSMEHIVSAYKRTKTRAILLDYDGTLMPQASIDKSPTSNSIKMLNSLCRDENNMVFLVSAKSRKTLAEWFSPCENLGIAAEHGYFLRLKRDAEWETCAPVTDSSWKLIAEPVMKLYTETTDGSTIEDKETALVWCYEDADPDFGSCQAKELLNHLESVLTNEPVTVKSGLNHVEVKPQGVNKGIVAKRLLSAMQGKEMSPDFVLCIGDDRSDEDMFEVITSSGPSMAPRAEVFACTVGRKPSKAKYYLDDTTDIVRMVQGLACVSDQIVLC, from the exons ATGGTGTCAAGATCTTATTCAAATCTACTAGAGCTAGCCTCTGGTGAGTCTCCAACGTTTGAAAACATGAACAGGAGAATTCCAAGGATTATGACTGTTGCTGGTTTGATATCTGATGTTGATGATGACCCTTTGGAGAGTGTGTGTTCTGACCCATCTTCTTCATCTGTTCAACGAGAAAGGATCATAATAGTAGCAAATCAGCTTCCTATAAAAGCTCAAAGGAAGCAAGATggtaataacaaaaataattggTTTTTCAGTTGGGATGATAATTCACTTCTACTTCAACTCAAAGATGGGTTAGGAGATGATGATATTGATGTTATATATGTTGGTTGTCTTAAGGAAGATGTTCATCCAAATGAACAAGATGAGGTTTCACAGATACTACTTGAGACCTTTAAATGTGTCCCAACTTTTCTTCCAGGTGATCTTTTTACAAGGTATTATCATGGCTTTTGTAAGCAACAGTTATGGCCACTGTTCCATTACATGTTGCCTCTGTCACCAGACCTTGGTGGTAGGTTCAATAGGTCACTGTGGCAAGCTTATGTATCAGTCAATAAGATATTTGCTGATAGGATTATGGAAGTGATTAACCCTGAAGATgattatgtttggatacatgaTTATCATCTCATGGTTTTACCAACTTTCTTGAGAAAAAGGTTTAATAGAGTGAAACTGGGATTTTTTCTCCATAGCCCTTTCCCTTCATCAGAAATTTACAAGACATTGCCTATTAGGGAGGAGCTTTTGAGAGCCCTTTTGAACTCTGATTTGATTGGTTTCCACACTTTTGATTATGCAAGACATTTCCTCTCATGTTGTAGTAGGATGCTTGGTCTTAGCTACGAATCCAAAAGAGGTTATATTGGGATTGAGTATTATGGTAGGACCGTGAGTATCAAAATTCTTCCAGTTGGCATACACATGGGTCAGCTTCAATCAGTTCTAAGCCTACCAAAGACTGAAGAGAAAGTTGCTGAACTTATTGAACAGTTTTCTGATAAAGGAAAGATAATGTTACTTGGTGTGGATGACATGGATATCTTTAAAGGGATAAATTTGAAGCTATTGGCCATGGAACAGCTTCTTATTCAGCACCCTGAGTGGCATGGAAAGGTTGTATTGGTTCAGATAGCCAATCCTGCAAGAGGGAAAGGAAAAGATGTGAAGGAAGTGCAATCCGATACGAAGGCGACAGCGAAGCGGATTAATGATAGATTTGGTAAACCTGGTTATGATCCTGTCATTCTGATTGAGGAGCCACTAAGGTTTTATGAAAAAGTTGCATACTATGTTGTAGCTGAATGTTGTCTAGTGACTGCAGTTAGGGATGGAATGAATCTCATACCTTATGAATATATAATCAGTCGTCAAGGAACTGAAAAATTGGACAAAGTTTTGGGAATAGGTTCATCCCTTAAGAAAAGCATGTTGGTCGTGTCTGAGTTTATTGGTTGTTCACCATCTTTAAGTGGAGCTATCAGAGTGAATCCATGGAATATTGATGCAGTAGCAGATGCAGTGGACTCAGCTTTGGAAATGGCTGATTCAGAGAAACAGCTTAGGCATGAGAAGCATTACAAATATGTTAGTACTCATGATGTTGGTTACTGGGCTCGTAGCTTCTTGCAAGATTTGGAAAGGACTTGTAGCGATCATGTAAGACGAAGGTGGTGGGGAATTGGTTTCGGATTAAGTTTTAGAGTTGTAGCACTTGATCCTAACTTCAAGAAGCTCTCAATGGAGCACATTGTTTCTGCTTACAAGCGGACAAAAACTAGGGCTATCCTTCTAGATTATGATGGTACACTAATGCCCCAGGCTTCCATTGATAAGAGCCCAACCAGTAATTCCATTAAAATGCTTAATAGTTTGTGTAGAGATGAGAACAACATGGTGTTTCTAGTCAGTGCTAAAAGCCGTAAGACGCTTGCTGAATGGTTTTCTCCTTGTGAAAATCTAGGAATTGCCGCCGAGCATGGTTACTTTTTAAG ACTGAAGCGGGATGCAGAATGGGAAACATGTGCTCCTGTAACAGACTCCAGTTGGAAACTAATTGCTGAGCCTGTGATGAAGCTTTACACTGAAACAACAGATGGATCAACTATAGAAGATAAGGAAACGGCACTTGTTTGGTGCTATGAGGATGCCGATCCAGATTTTGGATCATGCCAAGCTAAAGAACTTCTTAATCATCTTGAAAGTGTGCTTACAAATGAACCAGTAACAGTGAAGAGTGGACTGAATCATGTGGAGGTTAAACCACAG GGTGTGAACAAAGGGATTGTGGCTAAACGCCTGCTTTCAGCCATGCAAGGAAAGGAAATGTCACCTGATTTTGTTTTGTGTATAGGCGACGATCGATCTGACGAAGATATGTTTGAGGTAATCACTAGTTCTGGCCCTTCCATGGCACCCAGGGCTGAAGTATTTGCATGCACTGTTGGTCGAAAACCCAGCAAGGCCAAGTATTATCTGGATGATACTACTGATATAGTGAGAATGGTGCAGGGTTTAGCCTGTGTTTCAGACCAAATAGTTTTATGTTAG